A single Pedobacter sp. PACM 27299 DNA region contains:
- a CDS encoding AraC family transcriptional regulator yields the protein MAKENIYQSLEVFYEKVTVCPLRDRQFNFFELVYVISGIGNHEVNGNKVAFAAGDLFLITPHDAHGFDLEGVCEFMVVRFGESYIKEYQWKSIDHIECLLYYASHLSGSILTHTGDQQTVASLISHLLHAIAHDHLYNEDLKRHLVNAIIVIAARSISVVKPEHILPNADARILQILDYIQENIRQPGRLKIAAIAEKFSISPTYLGSYFRDQCAESIQHYISSYRIRLIEHRLRFSDRRVHEIAEEFGFSDESHINKFFKRHHGMSLKGFKIAGK from the coding sequence ATGGCAAAAGAAAACATATACCAATCACTTGAAGTCTTTTATGAAAAAGTAACCGTATGTCCTTTGCGTGATCGGCAATTCAATTTTTTCGAATTGGTGTATGTGATTTCTGGTATTGGAAATCATGAGGTAAATGGAAATAAGGTGGCCTTTGCTGCGGGAGACTTGTTTTTGATCACGCCTCATGATGCTCATGGTTTCGATTTAGAGGGTGTCTGTGAGTTTATGGTGGTTCGTTTCGGCGAAAGTTACATTAAGGAATACCAATGGAAAAGTATAGACCATATAGAATGTCTTTTATATTATGCTTCTCATTTATCAGGCTCGATTTTAACCCATACGGGTGATCAGCAAACCGTGGCGTCTTTGATAAGCCACTTGCTGCATGCCATAGCGCATGATCATCTTTATAATGAAGACCTGAAGCGGCATTTGGTGAATGCCATCATCGTCATTGCTGCAAGAAGTATCTCTGTGGTCAAACCGGAACATATTTTGCCCAATGCCGATGCACGTATCCTGCAGATTCTAGATTATATTCAAGAGAACATCCGACAGCCAGGGAGATTAAAAATTGCCGCAATCGCTGAAAAATTTTCCATATCACCAACCTACCTTGGTAGTTATTTTCGTGACCAATGTGCAGAAAGTATCCAGCATTACATTTCTTCCTATCGTATCCGACTGATTGAACACCGACTTCGATTTAGCGACAGGCGTGTCCATGAAATCGCAGAAGAATTTGGGTTTTCTGATGAAAGCCATATCAATAAATTCTTTAAAAGGCATCATGGGATGAGCTTAAAAGGATTCAAAATCGCTGGAAAATAA